The genomic segment GAGATTTTTTTTGCATCGTAAAGAATTTCAACACCAAGTGAGGCAAGTTCAGGGCCACCCATCCCTGAAAAAGAGAGGGAGGAATCCTTTTCCTTAAGGGCCCGCACTAAATTTGCCCCATGGATATCTCCCGATGCCTCTCCGGTTACGACCATGATTTCTGAACCAGTTTCTCGTTTCTGCTTATCCATAGTATCCCTAGATCTAAGTGCTGGATTTCTTTATCTTACAAAAAGGCAGGCTTTTGTTGCGTGGCCTTTACCTGGGCGATAACCTCTTGGGCTACAGCGAGGGCATTACGACCCTCTTTACCCGAAACTGCCGGCAGACTTCGGCTACGGGTATGACCAAGAAAGGTCTCTATTTCACTCTTCAGGGCGTCGGCTTGCTCAAAGACCTTGGTGGTGGTGGTGGATTCAGGCATAACGTCCTGCTGCTTTTCACTGGTAAACTCGGTAACAGCTATTACTCTACTGGCAAAATCAATGTTTATAAAAGAGTTTTGCTGAAAAACACGCATCTTGCGACTGTTGCCTGAAGAGACTCTACTCACCGAAACATTGGCGGCCGCCCCGTTTTTAAAGACCAGGCGGGCGTTGGCTATATCTGTTGTCTTGGTGGCTAACTGGGCACCTATGCTGTGGATTGACTCCAAGGGGCTTTGGACAATGCTTAAAATAATATCAATATCATGTATCATTAAATCGAGAACAACATCCACATCTGTCGCCCTGTTTTTAAATGTTGCGACCCGATGACTTTCTACAAAAACCGGCTTGTTAAGAAAGGGTTGCATGGCAATGATGGCAGGATTGAAACGCTCTAGGTGGCCAATTTGCAAGATGAGATTTTTCTCATTGGCAATGGCTATTAGCTCATCGGCCTCTTTCAGGGTGACCGTCATGGGCTTTTCAAGGAGCACATCTATTCCTGCCTGGAGGCAATCATGGGCAACATCATAGTGAGAAGAGGTGGGGACAACGATGGAAACAACATCGACTAAATCAAGAAGAGCATGATAGTCGGTGAAGGCTTTGCAGGAGCACTCCTCGGCTACTGCCTTCGCCTGTTCTCCATTTGGATCAACCACTCCAACAAGCTCTACGCCTTCAAGAGCGGCATATTTTTGGGCATGAAAACGTCCCAGATAACCAACACCAATAACAGCTGCCTTAATAATTTTCATATTTTCCCTTTAGTAAGAACCAAAAAAGTTCTTTCGCGAATCTCTTTTTGCATTGAGTTGCCCGCTAGTTCTCGCAGGCACATATATAAATTTTGAACTCTAATAATTTTTTAAGCTACCTTTTTTGTCTCTACCATAAACACAAAGAGCAATATGTAATGCCTGATTGACATTTTGTTAACTAAATTTTTGTGTGTGTCTGCCTTTTTTGTTGATTTGCCCAACAATTTCAAAGAAATTTTTCTCACCCTTAACGGAAGTAGAGATAGCAGCCACCCCTTTTTCAGAAATATAAGAGATATTCTGTTTTGCCGGTGAGCAAACTCGTGTCAATATGAATGAGGTAAACTGCAATTATCCTTGCTTTCCAATCAGCAGATAATTAGCATGCCTATGGCTTGTAAGAATACCTGCAGAGGGGACAAGGGGTTTTTTTCAAGCCTCAATATTTGTGGCCAATATCCTGCCTCGCGCATCGAGGTTACTCCTCGTCGAAATTACCAACCTTTCAAGCTCCCCCATAAATTGAAAAACAGCTAGGGCAAGAAAAATGCAAAAAAAAGATATATTATTTTCTATAGGTTGGCCCCTTTCCTCTCTCTATGCAGGCATTATGAAATTACGTTGCCTACTATACCGTCGTGGCCTATTCAGGCAACATCATTTTCCGGTACCTGTTATTTCAGTGGGGAATTTAACCATGGGAGGTACGGGCAAAACACCGGTAACTCATTATATTGCTAAACTCCTGCTTGAACACGGTCTACAACCGGCCATTATTAGTCGTGGCTACTCTGGAAAGTCCGGGGGCGAGGTTAATATTGTCTCCGATGGCCAGAGGATACTCCTCTCGGCGGAACAGGCGGGGGATGAACCCTATATGCTTGCCTCCATGCTGGCGGGTGTCATTGTTATTACAGGGAAAAAACGATACCTGTCCTGTAAGTATGCCGTAGAAAAAATGCAGGCAGAGGTGATTATCCTCGATGATGGCTTTCAGCATCTTGCTGTTGCCCGTAATCTTGATCTGGTACTCTTTGATGCCCAGACGGGCATGGGCAATAATAGGGTTTTTCCCGGTGGAGATCTACGTGAGGCCCGCTTTGCCCTAGATCGAGCGGACGCATTTTTGATTACGGGTAAATGTCCACGAGAAGAGGAGGAGTTGTTGGCAATTGAGCTTGAATTACAGCACGAGCTGCCTCAGTGCCCTCTTTTTTCTGTTTATAGAACAGAGGGTGTTTTTTATTCCGCCAAACAAGAAAAAGTGGTTACTCATCTGCCCAAAAAGGTATTTGCCTTTTGCGGTATTGCCAATCCGGAGAGATTTCATCATGATTTAGAGAAGCAGGGCTTTTCCTTGGTAGGTTTCAAGGCGTTTTCTGATCATCAACAGTATACAGGGCAGTGTATAGAGGAGATTGTCAAGGAGGCGAAAAAAGGTGGAGCTCAGGCAATTATTACTACCGATAAAGATCTGGTGAAAATAGATTCTTTTGCCACAGAGCTACCTCTTTATTCAGCACGACCCAGGACAACGATAAGTACAGATTTTGATGAGCTTATATTAAAGACCTGTGCCTCTTTCGGGGAGTAGGAAGTGGGTGTTTTATAACCAAAATCCCTTCATGTGTGTTTTTTCCCTCACAAAAGATAAGGAGGGGCAAAAAGACGCAGCTCTTCTATCTGGCCGCTACTGCGAGATTTAATTGATAAATTTGTATTTATTTTAAAATGGCATTGTTGTTGCATCTATAAAGTAAACTTCTTAATCTATTTTGGAATAACTATGAAATTATCTGTAATGCCAAATCAATATACCCTGCGTAAGTCTGTTAGCTGTTGTGGCGTTGGTCTCCACACAGGAAGAACCGTAAATCTCACCATCAAGCCTGCCCCGGTTGACAGTGGTATTCGCTTCTTTAGAACAGATCTTCATCCATGCCAAGTAATTAAGGCGCATATGGACAAGATCGTTGATACCCGCCTTGCAACTACCATTGGTGAGGCAGATGCAACTATCTCAACCACCGAGCATCTGATGGCAGCCCTGCACGCCTACGGTATTGATAATGCTGATATCGAAATTGATTCTCACGAGGTGCCTATCATGGACGGTAGTGCCGGTCCATTTTTTAACCACCTTAAATCTTCAGGCAAGAAACGGCAGGATGGACTGAAGAAGGTTTTGCGTGTTATCAAGCCTATTCGCTATCAGCAAGGTGATAAGGTCATGGAAATTCTTCCCTATGATGGTTTTAAGGTAACAGGAAAAATTTCCTTTGACGATACCATAGATGATGCCATAATAAAGACTCAAAGCTATACCTTTGATATGTCGCCGGAGGCTTTTTTGAAGGACATTGCCTCTGCCCGTACCTTTGGCTATGTAGAACAGGTTGAAGAGCTGTGGGCCAATGGTCTTGCTCTGGGTGGATCACTTGCCAATGTTATTGCGATCCATTGGAATCGTACCTCTGTGCTTAACGAAGATGGTCTTCGTTACCATGATGAGTTTATTCGCCACAAGGTCCTTGATATTGTAGGAGATCTCTATTTACTTGGTTGCCCTATTTTAGGTCATGTGAGATCCCATAAAACAGGACATACCGAGCATCGTGCCTTTATGCAGGCCATTGCAAATGCTTCTGATTGTTGGGAGTTTTGTGAGCTTAGCTCAAATTCAGGAACCTCTGTACTGGGAAGAGCCATTGACTCTACTCTGGCCGCTGCTGAGGGTATACTTATGCCTTTCTTCAACCCTCAGCCACTAGTTGCCTAGGGGATAGCCTCTTCTTCTGGTCGAAAAAAAAGGGTTTACGGTAAAACCGTAAACCCTTTTTTGTCTTTGTCGCCTAAAAAATTACCAATGGTCAGCTACCTTGGCGAGCATTATAGACATGACTACCGCTCTTGGCAAACTCGTAAAAGACCTCAACAGCCTTCTCGGTAAGCATATTGTCCGTTACTGAAATACTTCTTAACGCGAGTTGGGCCTGCCAATCATCTGGCACAAATCCTTCATCAAAACCTGTTATCTCTTCAAGCTCAGGTCCTGATCCGGCAATGGTGAGATGGCGGGCACCGGACCACATAAGGGCACCCAAACACATAATGCAGGGACGCCAATTTACCACCAACTCATGTTCCGGCATACCGGGCGCACCGAGATCAAAGTTCTCAAGTTTTTGCTGAGCCAGAGAGATGGCCATTACCTCTGCATGAGCCGAAGAGCAGTTTAAGGGCATCACTCGATTAACTCCGAGCATTACCAACCGACCACTCTCTTTTTCAAAAATCCCTGCAGCAAAGGGTCCACCTGTTTCTTGGCGAATATTCTGTCGGGAAAATTCGATAACAGCCGCCATTCGATCCTCCGCCTTTGGCATAAACTCGGGAAGGTTCTGCTGTAATTTCGTTGCCCATTCAGGCAAGTTTAAAGAAAATGTACTATTTGGCATGGCTATTATCCATTCGCTAAGATGGCGACAATTTATAAAGAGAGAGGGAACCTTGCAAAAAGGGGCAAGGCTTTATGGGTTCTTTACCAGAGACCATTCGGTCTAACGCAAAAAACCGTATTGGTATATGATGAAATTTCAAAACCAATACGGCGTACCTTTCTTTAAGGAGGCGAGGACTACACCTGAGCAGCTTTCTTCAGGGCAGTACACATTTGAGCAAGCTTTGCCTCATCTGTTTTTACAGCAATAGGGTAGACCAGACAACGACCAATGAGGTCTGCTGACTGTGGCAGGGCGGCAGGATCATAAACAAAGCGCTTACGATTCTCTCCACCGACAAAGGGCCAGCCTGAAGCGGTACAGGTTTTGGCGCCAAGCAGATGTTCCCATTTGGGGTAAAAGTGCCAGGTGTTTTCGGCAAAATTAATTGCCCCACAACCCTCTGCTCGAAGAACCTCATTTACCCGGGAGCTGTGCTCTTTGTCCTGAAGGAAAAATGAGAAGAATGAGGCAGAATCACCTTTTTCATCCATGATATGTCTAAAAGAGACACCAGGAATTGCCGAGGCGGCCTCTTTTAATATTGCCTTGTGCTTTTGGTGCTGAGAAACAATATAGTCGAGTTTGCCCAGCTGAGCCAAGCCAATGGCACCCTGAATTTCCATCATACGATAATTGGAACCAATAAAGCGACGTTTGTCACCACCACGTCCACCGGGATTATCCAGATGATCATGACCATGGTCATGATACTCAGACATAGTGCGCCAAAGATCGGCGTTATCGGTAATAATCATTCCACCTTCACCGGTGGTGATGGTCTTTACTGAGTCAAAAGAAAATGTTCCACAATCGCCAAAGGAACCTACATGCTTGCCGTTAATGCGGGCGCCTGGTGCCTGAGCACTATCTTCGAGGACAAAGATGTTTTTTGCCTTAGCAATGGCAACAATCTCTTCTATACGAGCGGGAGCACCCAACATGTGCACAGGGATAATACACTTTGTCTTGGCGGTAATCTTCTTTTTAAGGTCTGCTGGATCCATATTCATGGTTTCATCGACCTCGGTGAAAACAGGAGTGGCACCAATTTCCAGAATAGCCTCCCAGGTAGCAACAAAGGTAAAACCCTGGGTGATAACCTCATCACCAGGACCAACTCCAAGCCCCATAAGAGCTACTTTCAGAGCGGCACTTCCCGAGGTTACTGCCTGGCCATGGGTGCTATTTGCATAGCTGGCAAATTTGTTTTCAAACTCTTTTACCTTATAAACACCCTTACGCTGGTCTTTGAATTCGTAACGAAAAAGCACACCACTATCAAGAACTTCGTTCACCTGTTGCTTTTCTTCTTCTCCAAATACTTCAAAACCCGGCATCTCTTTCTCCTTTTGTAGAAAAGACTATTTTCTACTTCACGATTTCTTTAATTGTATTATCTGGGTTAAGCAGAACAACATTTGGTCTATGCTCATCTACTTCATCGTCTGAACAGAGGGCATAGGTGACAATAATGAGAAAATCGCCTATCATTCCCTTACGTGCCGCTGCTCCGTTGAGTTGAATTGCACCGGATCCCGCTTCTCCCTCAATTGCATAGGTTTCAAATCGTTCGCCATTATTTACGTTATAGACATAGATACGTTCATAGGGACGAATACCTGAAGCTTTTAGCAGATCGGTATCAATAGTGAGACTTCCTTCATAATTCAAGTCAGCAGCCGAAATTGTGGCTCGGTGCAACTTAGCCTTCATCATCTGATGTAACATAATAATAAACCAATAAAATTTTACCCTCAAGCGGGGAGAGGTGACACGCACTATCCTATTGCGAATAAAATAATGCAGAACACAGCCCAAACAAGGGGCGCACAACGCAAAAAAGAGGAAAAATCATCTTCATGAAAATTTTCCTCTTTCTGTTCTTTATGTCAATAATGCAGAATTGTCAATAAGACGAATACGTTCAGCAATTCGTACAGCAAGTGCCATCACGTTTCCCGGTTGGACTGTTGGGCTAGGTTCAAGTGTCTGTTGGTCAACAATAGAAATATACTCTGGCTCATAACCGGCATCGATAATCACGCCTCTCGCCTTGGTTATAACCTCATCGCTCTCAATAGTCTTGCCAGCCGCACTCCTTGCCAGGACATAGTCCTTGGCTACTTCCAGAGCCTGAGAGAGGCAGAGGGCTTTGAGGCGTTGCTCTGCATTAAGATACTTATTTCGAGAGCTCATGGCCAAGCCATCGTCTTCGCGATAGATAGGGCAGGAGATAATCTGTAGATCGAAATCCAGATCAATAACCAGCTGTTTGATCATTGCTAATTGCTGAAAATCCTTTTCACCAAAGATAGCAAAATCAGGCTGACAGAGATGGAAGAGCTTGGTGACAACGGTGGCAACCCCGTCGAAGTGTCCGGGTCTGCCGGCACCACAGAGATCAGCGGTAAGAGTGGTCACGCTAATATTTGTCTGAAAATTTGGTCCGTACATCTCCGTTGTTTCGGGGCAAAATAAAACATCGGTGCCAAGCTCTTCTGCCAGACGGGAATCTTTTTCATAGGGACGCGGGTAGGCATCCAGATCTTCACCTGGACCAAATTGGATGGGATTGACAAATAAACTGACAATAAGTCGATCTGCAATCTCCCTTCCCTTTTTTATCAGAGAAAGGTGGCCCTGATGAAAACAACCCATGGTGGGGACAAGAGCCACGGTAAGGCCTTGCTCCTGCCATTTTTTTACCTGCTCCCGTATCTCTTGTCTGCTACTTATCTTTTTCACTTTTTTGCCTGCAATCGAACAATTTTAGACTCAATATAGGATTTAGCCTGTGGACGACTGCTTTCCAGAGTTAAAAGATAGTCGTTATAGGTAAGTATTGCTTTTTCTATATCACCACGAGCTTCCCAGGTGCGAGCCATTCCAAGATAGGCCAGGTCATTATAACCGGAAAAAATCTTAAGATGCTGATACATTTCATAGGCCTCTACATACTTTTTCTGAGCCTCAAGAGATTCCGCCTGACCAAAAATGATTAATGGATGGAGGGGGTCAGTATCTGTTATCTTATCAAGAATAATGCTGTAACTTGAATAGGCCTTAGCGTATGCCTTTTCTGCCATATAGCCATGTGCTAACTCAATAGTTGCCCAAGTCGCCGAATTTGTTCCAGAATAATCTTCTACGACTTTCCTTAAATAGTTAGCTCGTTTATCAGCAGGTTCTTCGAGGGCAAGACCAAGGGCTGAAGACGCCTCTGCTGTATGTTTTTTACTATAGGAAGCATAGAGAGAAAAAGCCACAACCATAATAATAACAAAGGCCAAAGCTAACTGGATTGCACGGACATTTTTTCGGATAAAGGTAATGGTCTTGGGGGGAAGGTTAAAATGTTCTAACACACCTTCGACGTCGCTCATTGTATCTTTTGCTACATACTTCTTTTCAAATGCACTGTGGTTTGCCATAAAAAAGTCTCCCAAATATCTTCGTTGACCGAAAACAATAAGGCGTAAAGGGTTAAAACTTGAGGAATAGGCCTCTAACAAATAGTGGGAAATGCAGTTCCTACTTTAACATTGCTCGGCAATATAATATATAGAGCGTAGCCTGTCTATGCGTAAAAGAGAGATATTTTCAAGAAAACAAAAGTAGGACTATCCTACTCAACAAACGACATATTCATATTAAATATGACATTTCTTAAGCAACCAATATACTCAGTATCAGAGATTACCGGATCAATCAAGACCCTTTTAGAAGGAAAATTTCGTTTTATTACAATCAGAGGGGAAATATCTAATCTGAAAACACCCTATTCTGGTCATAGTTACTTCACCCTCAAGGATGATAAGGCCCAAATACGAGCTGTTATCTTTAAAAACCAGAAGCGCTATCTCCTTGATCCTCTACAGGACGGTAAACAGGTTATCTGCCATGGCAGAATATCTCTTTATGAACCACGAGGTGAATATCAGATCATCGTTGACAGCATTGAAGGTGACGGGGCAGGACAATTTCGTCAGGAGTTTGAAAAAATAAAAAAAAGGCTGGAAGAGAGGGGCTATTTTGCAGGATCTAGCAAAAAGAACATTCCTCCCTATCCTGAAAAAATTGTTATTATTTCTTCACCTACAGGGGCTGCAATACAAGATTTTCTGAAGATATATCAAATTCGGCAGAGCTTTACTCATTTGCAAATACTGCCCGTACGAGTTCAGGGCGAACAGGCGGCAGAGGAGATAGCTGAGGCAATCCGAATAGCCAATGGCCTTGATAATATTGATCTCATTGTCCTTTGTCGGGGTGGTGGCTCGATTGAGGATCTATGGGCCTTCAACGAAATTGCCGTGGCTGAGGCCATCCATGCATCTCAGTTGCCCGTAGTTACAGGGGTAGGTCATGAGGTTGATTTTACAATTGCTGATTTTTGTGCTGATGCCAGAGCTGCCACACCTACGGGGGCTGCTGAGATGCTCTTGGCTGACAGTGAGGAACTAGGACGAAAAATTATGGCCTATGGCAATCGGCAAAGGGCCATACTGGGTGGACAAATTTCTTTCTATCAGCAAAAGCTGAAACGGCTCACAAAATCCCTCAGTCTCATAGAGTATTCGGTTGAACAATCCTCTCACCATCTCGAACTTACCATCTCCTATTTCAAACAGGCAATGCTCTCATCTATGGAGAGGCGAGAGCAAAAACTGCAACAGGGCAGTGAGCGTCTTAAGGCGGAAGCGCCTCTACACAAGATCATTTTGCAAAAACAGAGGGTAGAAAATTTAAAACACAGGCTGAAGAGACAGATAAGACATAGCCTTGATGAAAAAAAGGGGCAGTTTTCTCAACAGGCCGCCTTACTCAACAGCGTCAGCCCTCTGGCTACCCTTTCCCGAGGTTATGCTGTGGCAAGAATTATTTCCACGGGCAGAAAGGAAATCATCTCAAACAGTACTCAGGTAAAGGAGGGGCAGGAGATCAATGTCCTCCTTGGCCAAGGCTCCCTTGACTGTAAGATAGTTAAGAGCAACCAGGATTAAGCAAAAGATCAGGGTTGTAACTCGTCCTGTTAAGGGGTAATTTAATCATAAAGGTAGTCCCCTCTCCTAGGACAGAGTGGGCGTCGAGTAAACCTGCATGTTGGTTTCTAACAATAAAGGTAGCTATAGACAGTCCTAGACCCGTACCAAGCCCCTTGGGTTTGGTGCTGTAGAAGGGTTCAAAGATACGCTTTGCTGTTATGAGATCCATTCCCGGTCCATTATCTTTTATATTGATACTTATCCAACGAATATTCTGGGATATAGATATCTTGATCCGTTTTTGTAAGCGAGTGTCCTGATCTGTGCCAAGAGCATAGAGGGCGTTAACAAGAATATTAAAGAGTACCTGTTGTATATTTACCCGGGAGCAGGATATCATTGGCAGCTTATCTGCGAAGTCTCTCTCTATAGTTATTGACTCTAGGTCAATATTTTTTTGAATATCATGATCACTTTTGACGAGATCAATGGCAGATTCAGTGAGAGCGACAATATCTTCAAAGCTATATTGAGTATCCCCTTGGTGCCCAACTGAGAGCATATTTTTTACAAGTCCAATTGCCCGATATGTATACTCATCAATTGAATTTAAAAGGGTATTTACCCCCCTTTTTTCTAAATAGTGATTTAAGGCCTGCAAATCCAGACCAGACTCCTCCGCAGTGTTCTGATTTGCCGCAATATTTTCGAAAAAGCTCTTGCGAATTAATTGCATATTACGACTCAAACCAAGCAGGGGTTTGTTCATCTCATAGGCCATTCCAGCGGCTATTCCTGAAACAGAGAGCATCTTTTGGGATTGAGCCATAATGTCATCGATCTTCACCTTTTCCGTTACATCATCAAGACGAATGACCGCACCCATAATCTTATCAGAGCTTAAAGGAAAGATAGTAATGGTCTCATAATAAATTGTGCCACTACTGTTTCTTGGAATATTCGCCTTCTCAAAGGGGACTCTGGTATTGGTAACACCAATAATATTGGCCTTATATGCTTTTAGCCGGGGAAAAATTTCTTCAAAATCTTTTTTTTCTATACTCTCAAGAGGTTGTCCAACGTATTTCTCTGTGGCTATATTACAGTAGGTGATTACGCATCTCTTATTCACCACCACAAAAAGAGATGGCTGAGAATCATAAATACTGTGTAGCAAAACCCGTAGTCTTTCCATCTCCAGTTGGTCATTATGCTTTGAGTAAACATGCCATAGACCGTTGAGTACCAGAGATATTTGTTTACTATCCTGCTCATCGTACTTGCCATTTTTATTACACAGGCCAGCTATTATTGTCGGCGATGTACCATCAAGATGGGGGACATTAAGATAGTTCTTAATCACGACCCTGGCAGGATAAATCTCGGTATTGTTTTTTATGCTAGCTGTATTGTCGAAAAAGGTTCGTCCTAGCCGGGCAACCCTGGCGGGTAGGGAGTG from the Desulfotalea psychrophila LSv54 genome contains:
- a CDS encoding Gfo/Idh/MocA family oxidoreductase yields the protein MKIIKAAVIGVGYLGRFHAQKYAALEGVELVGVVDPNGEQAKAVAEECSCKAFTDYHALLDLVDVVSIVVPTSSHYDVAHDCLQAGIDVLLEKPMTVTLKEADELIAIANEKNLILQIGHLERFNPAIIAMQPFLNKPVFVESHRVATFKNRATDVDVVLDLMIHDIDIILSIVQSPLESIHSIGAQLATKTTDIANARLVFKNGAAANVSVSRVSSGNSRKMRVFQQNSFINIDFASRVIAVTEFTSEKQQDVMPESTTTTKVFEQADALKSEIETFLGHTRSRSLPAVSGKEGRNALAVAQEVIAQVKATQQKPAFL
- the lpxK gene encoding tetraacyldisaccharide 4'-kinase: MQKKDILFSIGWPLSSLYAGIMKLRCLLYRRGLFRQHHFPVPVISVGNLTMGGTGKTPVTHYIAKLLLEHGLQPAIISRGYSGKSGGEVNIVSDGQRILLSAEQAGDEPYMLASMLAGVIVITGKKRYLSCKYAVEKMQAEVIILDDGFQHLAVARNLDLVLFDAQTGMGNNRVFPGGDLREARFALDRADAFLITGKCPREEEELLAIELELQHELPQCPLFSVYRTEGVFYSAKQEKVVTHLPKKVFAFCGIANPERFHHDLEKQGFSLVGFKAFSDHQQYTGQCIEEIVKEAKKGGAQAIITTDKDLVKIDSFATELPLYSARPRTTISTDFDELILKTCASFGE
- the lpxC gene encoding UDP-3-O-acyl-N-acetylglucosamine deacetylase; protein product: MKLSVMPNQYTLRKSVSCCGVGLHTGRTVNLTIKPAPVDSGIRFFRTDLHPCQVIKAHMDKIVDTRLATTIGEADATISTTEHLMAALHAYGIDNADIEIDSHEVPIMDGSAGPFFNHLKSSGKKRQDGLKKVLRVIKPIRYQQGDKVMEILPYDGFKVTGKISFDDTIDDAIIKTQSYTFDMSPEAFLKDIASARTFGYVEQVEELWANGLALGGSLANVIAIHWNRTSVLNEDGLRYHDEFIRHKVLDIVGDLYLLGCPILGHVRSHKTGHTEHRAFMQAIANASDCWEFCELSSNSGTSVLGRAIDSTLAAAEGILMPFFNPQPLVA
- a CDS encoding nucleoside deaminase, with amino-acid sequence MPNSTFSLNLPEWATKLQQNLPEFMPKAEDRMAAVIEFSRQNIRQETGGPFAAGIFEKESGRLVMLGVNRVMPLNCSSAHAEVMAISLAQQKLENFDLGAPGMPEHELVVNWRPCIMCLGALMWSGARHLTIAGSGPELEEITGFDEGFVPDDWQAQLALRSISVTDNMLTEKAVEVFYEFAKSGSHVYNARQGS
- a CDS encoding DegT/DnrJ/EryC1/StrS family aminotransferase translates to MPGFEVFGEEEKQQVNEVLDSGVLFRYEFKDQRKGVYKVKEFENKFASYANSTHGQAVTSGSAALKVALMGLGVGPGDEVITQGFTFVATWEAILEIGATPVFTEVDETMNMDPADLKKKITAKTKCIIPVHMLGAPARIEEIVAIAKAKNIFVLEDSAQAPGARINGKHVGSFGDCGTFSFDSVKTITTGEGGMIITDNADLWRTMSEYHDHGHDHLDNPGGRGGDKRRFIGSNYRMMEIQGAIGLAQLGKLDYIVSQHQKHKAILKEAASAIPGVSFRHIMDEKGDSASFFSFFLQDKEHSSRVNEVLRAEGCGAINFAENTWHFYPKWEHLLGAKTCTASGWPFVGGENRKRFVYDPAALPQSADLIGRCLVYPIAVKTDEAKLAQMCTALKKAAQV
- the panD gene encoding aspartate 1-decarboxylase, with amino-acid sequence MLHQMMKAKLHRATISAADLNYEGSLTIDTDLLKASGIRPYERIYVYNVNNGERFETYAIEGEAGSGAIQLNGAAARKGMIGDFLIIVTYALCSDDEVDEHRPNVVLLNPDNTIKEIVK
- the panC gene encoding pantoate--beta-alanine ligase translates to MKKISSRQEIREQVKKWQEQGLTVALVPTMGCFHQGHLSLIKKGREIADRLIVSLFVNPIQFGPGEDLDAYPRPYEKDSRLAEELGTDVLFCPETTEMYGPNFQTNISVTTLTADLCGAGRPGHFDGVATVVTKLFHLCQPDFAIFGEKDFQQLAMIKQLVIDLDFDLQIISCPIYREDDGLAMSSRNKYLNAEQRLKALCLSQALEVAKDYVLARSAAGKTIESDEVITKARGVIIDAGYEPEYISIVDQQTLEPSPTVQPGNVMALAVRIAERIRLIDNSALLT
- a CDS encoding YfgM family protein, whose amino-acid sequence is MANHSAFEKKYVAKDTMSDVEGVLEHFNLPPKTITFIRKNVRAIQLALAFVIIMVVAFSLYASYSKKHTAEASSALGLALEEPADKRANYLRKVVEDYSGTNSATWATIELAHGYMAEKAYAKAYSSYSIILDKITDTDPLHPLIIFGQAESLEAQKKYVEAYEMYQHLKIFSGYNDLAYLGMARTWEARGDIEKAILTYNDYLLTLESSRPQAKSYIESKIVRLQAKK
- the xseA gene encoding exodeoxyribonuclease VII large subunit — translated: MTFLKQPIYSVSEITGSIKTLLEGKFRFITIRGEISNLKTPYSGHSYFTLKDDKAQIRAVIFKNQKRYLLDPLQDGKQVICHGRISLYEPRGEYQIIVDSIEGDGAGQFRQEFEKIKKRLEERGYFAGSSKKNIPPYPEKIVIISSPTGAAIQDFLKIYQIRQSFTHLQILPVRVQGEQAAEEIAEAIRIANGLDNIDLIVLCRGGGSIEDLWAFNEIAVAEAIHASQLPVVTGVGHEVDFTIADFCADARAATPTGAAEMLLADSEELGRKIMAYGNRQRAILGGQISFYQQKLKRLTKSLSLIEYSVEQSSHHLELTISYFKQAMLSSMERREQKLQQGSERLKAEAPLHKIILQKQRVENLKHRLKRQIRHSLDEKKGQFSQQAALLNSVSPLATLSRGYAVARIISTGRKEIISNSTQVKEGQEINVLLGQGSLDCKIVKSNQD